The following are encoded together in the Desulfobacterales bacterium genome:
- a CDS encoding amidohydrolase family protein: MNICPIPFPPHPSGTLDISTTVHRAGWVIASPHAIYKNGYVAVENGWITSVGMGSAPPCPKTIDHGPGVLAPALVNAHTHLELGALRNKISYHQAFSKWVATLLEKRTALSNEQIMAGIQCGIDELKQSGCAVIGDISSLGYSRRPLANSHLSGIYFREFLGNLIPEPTDFLSATGTLRNSLAGHAPHTTSPNLLKAIKKATRKKGLPMSIHLSESGDELTFILSAGGDWADFLFQRGIDFSTWGLPCATPVVHLDRLGILDNKTVAVHLLQARQKDFDLLAKHGVNICVCPRSNFNLHGKLPDISGMLSTGLNVCFGTDSLASVSTLSVWDEMKLVAINYPSISPQEIFAMATVNGARALGFETQFGMLKQGMFPAMLYLPVNASNPSTLLEKMVYGEED; this comes from the coding sequence GTGAATATTTGTCCGATTCCGTTTCCGCCTCACCCCTCCGGAACACTCGATATTTCAACAACGGTTCATCGCGCCGGATGGGTCATCGCTTCTCCCCACGCTATTTACAAAAATGGATATGTGGCCGTTGAAAACGGATGGATCACATCCGTTGGCATGGGATCTGCCCCTCCCTGCCCAAAAACCATCGATCACGGTCCGGGCGTTCTGGCGCCCGCACTGGTCAACGCCCACACGCATTTGGAACTCGGTGCGCTGCGCAACAAGATCTCTTATCATCAGGCGTTTAGCAAATGGGTGGCCACCCTGCTTGAAAAGCGCACGGCTTTGTCAAACGAACAAATCATGGCCGGCATTCAATGCGGCATCGACGAATTGAAACAAAGCGGCTGCGCGGTGATCGGGGATATTTCCTCCTTGGGATATTCCCGTCGCCCACTCGCGAATAGCCACCTGTCCGGCATTTATTTTCGGGAATTTCTCGGCAACCTGATTCCCGAACCAACCGATTTTCTGAGCGCCACCGGAACACTCAGAAACTCGCTGGCCGGCCATGCCCCCCACACCACCTCCCCGAATCTGCTGAAAGCGATTAAAAAAGCAACTCGCAAAAAAGGACTTCCGATGAGTATTCACCTATCGGAGTCCGGGGATGAACTGACCTTCATTCTTTCCGCCGGGGGTGATTGGGCCGATTTTCTGTTTCAGCGCGGCATCGACTTTTCCACTTGGGGACTGCCGTGCGCCACACCGGTGGTTCATCTGGATCGGCTGGGAATTCTGGATAACAAAACCGTTGCGGTTCATTTGCTTCAGGCACGGCAAAAGGATTTTGACCTTTTGGCCAAACACGGGGTCAATATATGCGTCTGTCCGCGCAGCAATTTCAACCTTCACGGGAAATTGCCGGATATCAGCGGCATGTTGAGCACCGGCCTGAACGTTTGCTTCGGCACCGACAGCCTGGCAAGCGTTTCCACCTTAAGTGTTTGGGACGAAATGAAACTCGTGGCCATCAATTACCCCAGTATCTCCCCGCAGGAAATTTTTGCCATGGCGACCGTCAACGGCGCGCGTGCGCTGGGATTTGAAACGCAATTCGGTATGCTGAAACAGGGGATGTTTCCGGCCATGCTCTACCTGCCCGTGAACGCATCGAACCCATCGACGCTGCTGGAAAAAATGGTGTACGGGGAGGAAGATTGA
- a CDS encoding menaquinone biosynthesis protein: MMLEPSLLATDRPVRLGRIAYVNVDPIYYGLEHAGKPEWLQIVSAPPAELNRKLAAAELDISSVSAFAYTGHHREWLLLPDFCIACAGNVMSVLLVSRHPLAQLTGKRIYVTDESATAAALIRLVLKMRRVAPLYETGKILSPRDVRADDDAVLVIGDTALRENWHDAFPYVWDLGDLWSELTGLPFVFAVWAVRKAFAEKHPETVATVLNLLTESRQTGMRHLEEAAINASARLRVEKKICDKYFANFCFGLKTPQMKGLTTFFQHLYTEEFLKAPVALSFFKP; encoded by the coding sequence ATGATGTTGGAACCCTCTCTTTTAGCAACGGATCGACCCGTCCGGCTCGGACGAATCGCCTATGTGAATGTCGATCCGATCTATTACGGCCTTGAGCACGCCGGAAAACCGGAATGGCTGCAAATCGTGAGTGCGCCCCCCGCCGAATTAAACCGGAAACTGGCCGCGGCAGAGCTGGACATCAGCTCCGTATCCGCCTTTGCCTACACGGGGCATCACCGGGAGTGGCTGCTGCTTCCGGATTTTTGTATCGCCTGCGCGGGAAATGTCATGAGCGTGCTGCTGGTCAGCCGGCACCCCCTGGCGCAATTAACCGGCAAGCGAATCTACGTCACGGATGAATCGGCCACCGCCGCGGCGCTCATTCGGCTGGTGCTGAAAATGCGCCGGGTGGCGCCTCTTTATGAAACCGGTAAAATCCTGTCCCCGCGGGATGTACGCGCCGATGACGATGCCGTCCTTGTGATCGGAGATACGGCCTTAAGAGAAAACTGGCATGATGCCTTCCCCTATGTCTGGGATCTGGGAGATCTGTGGTCCGAGCTGACGGGATTGCCCTTTGTCTTTGCCGTATGGGCGGTTCGAAAAGCGTTTGCGGAAAAACATCCTGAAACCGTTGCCACCGTGCTCAATCTATTAACGGAATCCAGACAAACCGGCATGCGACATCTGGAGGAAGCCGCCATCAATGCCTCGGCCCGATTGCGCGTGGAAAAGAAAATATGCGATAAATACTTCGCCAATTTCTGCTTCGGTCTGAAGACGCCCCAAATGAAAGGGCTGACCACCTTTTTTCAGCATCTATACACCGAAGAGTTTCTGAAAGCACCCGTCGCGTTATCTTTTTTTAAACCCTGA